The Apium graveolens cultivar Ventura chromosome 6, ASM990537v1, whole genome shotgun sequence genome contains a region encoding:
- the LOC141664891 gene encoding uncharacterized protein LOC141664891 — protein sequence MADKSSERAAKIASASKRAAKEINEDNVPLVEETARMKKARLAGLDTRGKATEPIFLKKHKEPIGEVSTEGAGGHGAPITAAAPTAAATGAFQPLWGFRRGDTVVGSTKHAWDWSYHSVTPKDFTDVVATPDLERIKLMGAQSLASEATPKN from the exons atggctgacaagagttctgagagggcggccaagatagcctctgcttcaaaacgag ctgctaaggagattaacgaggacaatgttcctttggttgaggaaacagctaggatgaagaaagctcggctcgcaggcctagacacccggggaaaggccacggagcctatctttttgaagaagcacaaagagcctataggggaggtttcaactgaaggagctggaggccatggtgctcctatcactgctgctgcccctactgctgctgccacaggcgcctttcagcctctctggggattccgccgaggggacaccgtagttggttccacgaaacatgcttgggattggtcctaccatagcgtgactcccaaggattttactgatgtggtggccacccctgatcttgagaggattaagctcatgggagctcagtctctggcttcg